A window of the Cucurbita pepo subsp. pepo cultivar mu-cu-16 chromosome LG01, ASM280686v2, whole genome shotgun sequence genome harbors these coding sequences:
- the LOC111805978 gene encoding uncharacterized protein LOC111805978, with amino-acid sequence MLKILMIKRDHVTTCHCRDCHVGVQTVARGGASLTLEIFYNTNSALSQNLCPLLKSPSFSASLIIPPPSPPFLHRSSTVGFPKLRPISAISPPWFCRRVAAAAPRCVSQGGWGGSVAEPEIEEWLKLGRLEEKCGGGGKGVVELLECLEREAIMGEDEGREPTDYNRRAKIFSTSSEVFQALKQHSDAAPDPHQA; translated from the coding sequence ATGTTAAAGATATTGATGATAAAGAGAGATCACGTGACCACGTGCCATTGCAGGGACTGCCACGTGGGCGTCCAAACGGTGGCCAGGGGCGGTGCCTCTCTTACTCTGGAAATTTTCTATAATACAAACTCTGCTCTCTCCCAAAATCTCTGCCCATTACTGAAAAGCCCATCATTCTCTGCATCTCTCATAATACCACCACCGTCGCCACCCTTCCTCCACCGCTCCTCCACCGTCGGCTTCCCCAAGCTCAGGCCAATTTCAGCCATTTCCCCACCTTGGTTCTGCCGTCGGGTTGCGGCGGCAGCGCCAAGATGTGTTAGTCAGGGTGGTTGGGGGGGCTCTGTGGCGGAGCCGGAGATAGAAGAGTGGCTGAAGCTAGGGAGGTTGGAGGAGAAATGTGGCGGAGGAGGGAAGGGAGTGGTGGAGCTGCTTGAATGTTTGGAAAGAGAAGCCATTATGGGGGAAGATGAAGGTAGAGAGCCTACAGATTATAATAGGAGGGCTAAGATTTTCAGTACCAGTTCTGAAGTGTTTCAAGCTCTCAAGCAACATTCTGATGCTGCTCCTGATCCCCACCAAGCTTGA
- the LOC111777885 gene encoding rhodanese-like domain-containing protein 7 isoform X2, whose product MLRYRAPPPSVALGMVSPLLSSSSSSSSFSSNPNLITFNPSFPVLKPSPTLPSLLSSFHQKPTRSMTHSKCFSGPSPAVPIPTACEVQEVDSVSLVVVSFYKFADFPDHAEFRSPLKKLCQELRVSGGIILAPEGINGSICGSRESVQRVLGFIESDERLKGLRKVETPVSPEEEAIHHGHSSSSPLAAGEDAPFRWDHVRVKLKKEVVIDVRNHYETRIGKFKRAVDPCTPAFRDFPFWVEDKFQLPKSDCEHSIEEVEGKTVNPEENSPPRVAMYCTGGIRCEKASSYLLSKGFKEVYHLEGGILKYLEEVPKTESLWEGECFVFDKRVSVEHGLEQGTFKLCYGCKQPVSDADMESPQWEYGVSCPHCYSTKSEEEKERARARQRQFETWGIIGGPDKGRRPKQSDKNATLPNSI is encoded by the exons ATGCTCAGATATAGAGCTCCTCCTCCATCGGTAGCCCTGGGAATGGTATCGCCATtgctctcttcttcttcttcttcttcctccttttcttCAAACCCTAATCTCATTACCTTCAATCCCTCCTTCCCTGTTCTGAAACCGTCCCCTACTCTACCTTcgcttctctcttctttccaTCAGAAGCCCACTCGGAGCATGACTCATTCCAAATGCTTCTCTGGGCCATCACCCGCCGTTCCCATTCCTACTGCATGTGAAGTGCAGGAGGTGGATTCAGTGTCTCTCGTTGTTGTGTCCTTCTACAAGTTCGCTGATTTTCCTGACCATGCGGAATTTCGGTCGCCATTGAAGAAGCTCTGCCAGGAACTG CGTGTTTCAGGAGGTATCATTCTTGCACCTGAAGGAATTAATGGGAGCATTTGTGGATCTCGAGAATCTGTACAAAGGGTTCTTGGATTCATTGAAAGTGATGAACGCCTAAAAGGACTAAGGAAGGTGGAAACACCTGTTAGTCCTGAAGAAGAAGCCATTCATCATGGACATTCGAGCAGTTCCCCTCTTGCAGCAGGGGAAGATGCACCCTTCCGTTGGGACCATGTCAGGgtcaaattaaagaaagag GTGGTTATTGATGTGCGCAATCACTACGAAACAAGGATTGGAAAGTTTAAAAGAGCAGTTGATCCCTGTACTCCAGCATTTAGAGACTTTCCATTTTGGGTAGAGGATAAATTCCAACTTCCTAAATCAGATTGCGAGCATTCAATTGAAGAAGTTGAAGGAAAAACAGTAAACCCTGAAGAGAACTCGCCTCCACGAGTTGCCATGTATTGCACGGGAGGAATCCGTTGTGAGAAAGCTTCAAGTTATCTCCTCAGCAAAGGCTTTAAAGAG GTTTATCATTTGGAGGGTGGAATTCTGAAATATCTGGAGGAAGTTCCAAAAACAGAGAGCTTATGGGAGGGAGAATGCTTTGTATTTGACAAGCGTGTCTCGGTTGAGCACGGTCTGGAACAGGGCACGTTCAAGCTTTGTTATGGGTGCAAGCAACCGGTGAGTGATGCCGACATGGAATCTCCTCAGTGGGAGTATGGAGTTTCTTGTCCTCACTGTTACTCAACGAAAtctgaagaagagaaagagagggcAAGAGCTCGGCAAAGGCAATTCGAGACATGGGGCATCATCGGTGGTCCGGACAAAGGCCGGCGACCAAAACAGAGTGATAAAAATGCTACTCTTCCAAATTCAATTTGA
- the LOC111777885 gene encoding rhodanese-like domain-containing protein 7 isoform X1 — protein sequence MLRYRAPPPSVALGMVSPLLSSSSSSSSFSSNPNLITFNPSFPVLKPSPTLPSLLSSFHQKPTRSMTHSKCFSGPSPAVPIPTACEVQEVDSVSLVVVSFYKFADFPDHAEFRSPLKKLCQELRVSGGIILAPEGINGSICGSRESVQRVLGFIESDERLKGLRKVETPVSPEEEAIHHGHSSSSPLAAGEDAPFRWDHVRVKLKKEIVTLGMPDVSPVERVGQYVKPRDWNALISDPDTVVIDVRNHYETRIGKFKRAVDPCTPAFRDFPFWVEDKFQLPKSDCEHSIEEVEGKTVNPEENSPPRVAMYCTGGIRCEKASSYLLSKGFKEVYHLEGGILKYLEEVPKTESLWEGECFVFDKRVSVEHGLEQGTFKLCYGCKQPVSDADMESPQWEYGVSCPHCYSTKSEEEKERARARQRQFETWGIIGGPDKGRRPKQSDKNATLPNSI from the exons ATGCTCAGATATAGAGCTCCTCCTCCATCGGTAGCCCTGGGAATGGTATCGCCATtgctctcttcttcttcttcttcttcctccttttcttCAAACCCTAATCTCATTACCTTCAATCCCTCCTTCCCTGTTCTGAAACCGTCCCCTACTCTACCTTcgcttctctcttctttccaTCAGAAGCCCACTCGGAGCATGACTCATTCCAAATGCTTCTCTGGGCCATCACCCGCCGTTCCCATTCCTACTGCATGTGAAGTGCAGGAGGTGGATTCAGTGTCTCTCGTTGTTGTGTCCTTCTACAAGTTCGCTGATTTTCCTGACCATGCGGAATTTCGGTCGCCATTGAAGAAGCTCTGCCAGGAACTG CGTGTTTCAGGAGGTATCATTCTTGCACCTGAAGGAATTAATGGGAGCATTTGTGGATCTCGAGAATCTGTACAAAGGGTTCTTGGATTCATTGAAAGTGATGAACGCCTAAAAGGACTAAGGAAGGTGGAAACACCTGTTAGTCCTGAAGAAGAAGCCATTCATCATGGACATTCGAGCAGTTCCCCTCTTGCAGCAGGGGAAGATGCACCCTTCCGTTGGGACCATGTCAGGgtcaaattaaagaaagag ATTGttactcttggaatgcctgaTGTATCACCTGTTGAAAGGGTTGGACAATATGTGAAACCAAGGGACTGGAATGCACTGATTAGTGACCCAGATACT GTGGTTATTGATGTGCGCAATCACTACGAAACAAGGATTGGAAAGTTTAAAAGAGCAGTTGATCCCTGTACTCCAGCATTTAGAGACTTTCCATTTTGGGTAGAGGATAAATTCCAACTTCCTAAATCAGATTGCGAGCATTCAATTGAAGAAGTTGAAGGAAAAACAGTAAACCCTGAAGAGAACTCGCCTCCACGAGTTGCCATGTATTGCACGGGAGGAATCCGTTGTGAGAAAGCTTCAAGTTATCTCCTCAGCAAAGGCTTTAAAGAG GTTTATCATTTGGAGGGTGGAATTCTGAAATATCTGGAGGAAGTTCCAAAAACAGAGAGCTTATGGGAGGGAGAATGCTTTGTATTTGACAAGCGTGTCTCGGTTGAGCACGGTCTGGAACAGGGCACGTTCAAGCTTTGTTATGGGTGCAAGCAACCGGTGAGTGATGCCGACATGGAATCTCCTCAGTGGGAGTATGGAGTTTCTTGTCCTCACTGTTACTCAACGAAAtctgaagaagagaaagagagggcAAGAGCTCGGCAAAGGCAATTCGAGACATGGGGCATCATCGGTGGTCCGGACAAAGGCCGGCGACCAAAACAGAGTGATAAAAATGCTACTCTTCCAAATTCAATTTGA
- the LOC111804684 gene encoding probable WRKY transcription factor 70, giving the protein MEATGYRHQRLTAEARRRIIEILRRGRQSAAQLQIDLQSAAAASAGLNWLALADEIESSFAEVISLVVSSESASCPDHSLCSDLDSGYSRRSPAVKDLGRGNKRRKLANTRTVTAATAEDGRAWRKYGQKAIQNKTYPKSYYRCTHKFDQSCPAVKHVQRIEDNSKIMYEITYISDHTCAPASPTADTSSNSYNLICFSDSHNGQFTEGTDDDATKVGETTMASGVMNEIDLWAEFNDFETQYGLFGDNEDPYFFVDSFLK; this is encoded by the exons ATGGAGGCCACCGGTTATCGTCACCAGAGATTGACGGCGGAGGCACGGAGGAGGATTATAGAGATTCTTCGTCGCGGCCGACAATCTGCAGCTCAGCTTCAGATTGATCTCCAGTCAGCGGCGGCGGCGTCGGCGGGGCTCAACTGGCTAGCTCTTGCCGACGAGATCGAGAGTTCCTTCGCTGAAGTGATCTCCCTTGTCGTCTCCTCCGAGTCCGCCAGCTGTCCGGATCATTCACTATGCTCCGATCTGGATTCCGGCTACTCACGGCGGAGCCCGGCGGTTAAGGATCTAGGACGTGGCAACAAAAGAAG GAAACTGGCCAACACGAGGACTGTGACGGCGGCGACGGCGGAAGACGGCCGTGCTTGGAGGAAGTACGGTCAAAAGGCTATCCAGAACAAAACCTATCCAAA GAGCTATTACAGGTGCACTCACAAGTTCGACCAAAGCTGTCCGGCCGTAAAGCACGTGCAGAGAATCGAGGACAATTCAAAAATAATGTACGAGATCACCTACATCTCCGACCACACGTGTGCCCCTGCTTCTCCGACCGCCGACACCTCTTCTAATTCTTACAACCTCATATGCTTCTCCGATTCCCACAACGGTCAATTTACTGAGGGTACCGACGACGATGCAACAAAGGTCGGAGAGACGACGATGGCGAGCGGTGTGATGAATGAGATAGATCTCTGGGCGGAGTtcaatgattttgaaactcaATATGGATTGTTCGGAGACAATGAAGATCCTTACTTTTTTGTTGAcagtttcttaaaataa
- the LOC111778469 gene encoding transmembrane protein 87A-like codes for MRRELFDLIAFSNGYIRIIFGLAFLSSSSISQLAASIHQYQNESFIHRSNSFFFHGGSEGLYASNFHPPSSNFTDYADKSLHGMTFIRFESITFRRTKESAQQKNEMQQKTGLIEAIIVEVKDRKKIGGAFLNSDLICCTQKLANNGSCKLGEVIIKQDSYDPNGPRRIQTFFEGISEEANMEPITIELNKTGMYYLYFMFCDPQLQGTLISGRTVWRNPDGYLPGKMAPMVTFFGFMSLSHLILGLVWFLWFVRYWKDVMQLHYHITCVIGLGMCEMALWYFEYSNFNSSGSRPMGITLLAVTFSAIKKTVSRLLLLVVSMEYGVVRPILGGITTRVILLGVAYFLASEALEVVEHLGNVNDLSGKTRFFLVLPVAVLDACFILWIFSSLSKTLEKLQVRKSLAKLELYRKFTNCLAVSVLLSIAWIGYEFYFNATDPLSELWRRAWIIPAFWILHSFVLLVIICVLWAPSHNPVTRFAYSEDTGDDVDEDVVALTGAGIKIAPDLSNKLERKERKAPSTTADLPVFGHGGDLEEDKRL; via the exons ATGAGGAGGGAGCTTTTCGATTTGATTGCTTTCTCCAATGGCTACATTCGGATCATCTTTGGGCTTGCCTTTCTGAgctcttcttcaatttctcaacTGGCTGCTTCCATTCATCAATACCAAAACGAATCCTTCATCCATCGTTCcaattccttcttcttccatggcGGTAGTGAAGGTCTTTATGCTTCTAATTTCCACCCTCCTTCCTCCAATTTCACCGATTATGCAGACAAATCACTCCATGGAATGACCTTCATCAG GTTTGAATCGATTACATTTAGACGAACCAAAGAATCTGCTCAACAAAAGAATGAGATGCAGCAAAAAACTGGGTTAATTGAAGCTATTATTGTGGAAGTCAAAGACAGGAAAAAAATTGGAGGGGCATTTCTGAATTCTGATCTCATATGCTGCACCCAGAAGCTTGCTAATAATGGATCTTGCAAGTTAGGAGAGGTTATTATTAAGCAGGATTCATATGACCCTAATGGACCAAGGAGAATTCAAACTTTCTTTGAAGGGATTAGTGAAGAAGCTAATATGGAGCCTATTACAATTGAACTCAATAAAACTGGAATGTATTATCtgtattttatgttttgtgaTCCACAACTCCAAGGTACATTGATCAGTGGAAGAACAGTTTGGAGAAACCCAGATGGTTATTTACCAGGAAAGATGGCTCCAATGGTAACATTCTTTGGCTTTATGTCTTTGTCTCACCTTATTCTTGGTCTTGTCTGGTTTCTCTGGTTTGTAAGATATTGGAAGGATGTAATGCAATTGCACTACCATATCACTTGTGTGATAGGTTTAGGAATGTGTGAAATGGCCCTTTGGTATTTTGagtattcaaattttaattcctCTGGAAGTCGACCGATGGGAATAACCCTTTTGGCAGTTACGTTCAGTGCTATTAAGAAGACTGTTTCTAGGCTGCTTCTTTTAGTTGTTTCAATGGAATATGGGGTCGTGAGACCGATCCTCGGCGGTATAACCACGAGAGTTATCCTTCTGGGTGTTGCATACTTCTTGGCTTCTGAAGCACTTGAGGTTGTTGAGCATTTGGGAAATGTTAATGACTTATCTGGAAAAACAAGGTTCTTTCTGGTGTTGCCAGTTGCTGTATTGGATGCTTGCTTTATCCTTTGGATCTTTTCCTCTCTATCAAAAACCCTGGAGAAGCTTCAG GTTAGAAAAAGCTTGGCCAAACTCGAGCTTTATCGGAAGTTTACCAACTGCCTTGCCGTTTCGGTGTTGCTCTCTATAGCTTGGATTGGATATGAG TTTTATTTCAATGCAACCGACCCGTTAAGCGAGCTGTGGCGTAGAGCTTGGATTATTCCAGCCTTCTGGATTTTGCATTCTTTTGTTCTCTTGGTGATTATATGTGTTCTTTGGGCTCCTTCTCATAATCCAGTAACCAG ATTCGCATACTCGGAGGACACTGGGGATGACGTCGACGAGGACGTCGTGGCTCTCACTGGAGCCGGAATTAAGATAGCTCCAGATTTATCCAACAAGCTtgaaaggaaggaaagaaaggcACCATCTACTACTGCAGATCTGCCTGTGTTTGGACATGGAGGAGATCTTGAGGAAGATAAAAGATTGTGa
- the LOC111808691 gene encoding probable LRR receptor-like serine/threonine-protein kinase IRK, which translates to MRGLLKMKRLIELFVLFVLAPLCARCINLPLNDDVLGLIVFKADVQDPKLKLATWNEDDDNPCNWTGVKCSPGSNRVVELNLDGFSLSGRLGRGLFQLEFLQRLSLAKNNLSGNINPNFSRVGNLQVIDLSGNNFSGTVPDEVFSQCGSLRVISLANNKFSGKIPDSLSLCGSLIAVNLSSNHFSGSLPSGIWSFSGLRSLDLSDNALVGEIPNGIENLYNLRTLNLSRNRFSGQIPDGIGNCLLLRSIDLSGNSFSGNLPQTMQRLVLCGNLILSRNLLEGDVPEWIGGMKSLETLDFSVNNFTGRIPSTMENLQYLKVLNLSSNGFTDSFPESVMKCQSLLAIDFSHNLITGNLPATGSLAKLQFLNLSGNSFVGPIPETIGDLKSLSILDLSSNRLNETIPDAIGGAVSLIELKLDGNFLGGEIPSSIGHCSSLTNLFMSHNNLTGPIPAALAKLSYLQNVDLSFNNLNGTLPKQLSNLPNLHMFNISHNDFNSELPTGGFFNTISPSSVAGNPSLCGSVVNKSCPSVLPKPIVLNPNSTSDSISSSLPPSNNHRRNRNILSISVLIAIGAAAFIIIGVISITILNFRVRSPTSSSSAAALALSIGDDFSHSSSPDANSGKLVVLSGELDFSTGAHALLNKDCELGRGGFGAVYHTVLRDGHSVAIKKLTVSSLVKSQEDFEREVRKFGIVRHQNLVALEGYYWTPSLQLLIYEFVSGGSLYRLLHEASDDYVLPWNERFDIILGTAKGLAHLHLSNTIHYNIKSSNILIDCNGQPKVGDYGLARLLPMLDRYVLSSKIQSALGYMAPEFACRTVKITEKCDVYGFGILILEVVTGKRPVEYMEDDVAVLCDMVRVAVEEGKAEECIDSKLRGNFPVEEAVPVLKLGLICTSHVPSNRPDMREMVKILEMIKCPSELQEELG; encoded by the exons ATGCGAGGTTTGTTGAAGATGAAACGGCTTATTGAGCTCTTCGTCTTGTTCGTTTTGGCTCCACTCTGTGCTAGATGCATAAACCTACCTTTAAACGACGACGTTTTGGGCCTGATAGTGTTTAAAGCCGATGTTCAAGATCCGAAGCTGAAGCTCGCGACGTGGAACGAAGATGACGATAATCCCTGCAACTGGACTGGCGTCAAGTGCAGTCCCGGATCCAATCGGGTCGTCGAACTCAACCTCGATGGATTCTCTCTCTCGGGTCGACTCGGCCGCGGACTTTTCCAGTTGGAGTTTCTACAGAGATTGTCGCTCGCGAAGAACAATCTTAGTGGAAATATAAACCCCAATTTCTCTCGGGTCGGCAATCTTCAGGTGATTGATTTGAGTGGGAATAATTTCTCCGGTACTGTTCCGGATGAAGTTTTTAGTCAATGTGGGTCTCTGAGAGTCATCTCTTTGGCTAACAACAAATTTTCTGGGAAAATTCCTGATAGTTTGAGCTTGTGTGGGAGTCTTATTGCAGTTAACTTGTCGTCGAATCATTTTTCGGGTTCTTTGCCTTCTGGGATTTGGTCTTTTAGTGGGCTTCGATCTTTGGACTTGTCTGATAATGCTCTGGTGGGTGAAATTCCTAATGGAATTGAGAATTTGTATAATCTGCGGACTCTTAACTTGAGTAGGAATCGATTTTCTGGACAGATTCCTGATGGTATTGGGAACTGTTTGCTTCTGAGATCCATTGATCTTAGTGGGAATTCATTCTCTGGGAATCTTCCTCAGACAATGCAGAGACTTGTTTTGTGTGGTAATCTTATCTTAAGCAGGAATTTGTTGGAAGGAGATGTTCCAGAGTGGATAGGAGGAATGAAAAGCCTTGAAACTCTGGACTTTTCCGTGAACAATTTTACTGGCCGTATTCCTTCTACAATGGAAAATCTGCAATATCTAAAAGTATTGAATCTCTCTTCAAATGGCTTTACTGATAGCTTTCCGGAGTCTGTGATGAAATGCCAAAGCCTTTTGGCAATAGATTTCAGTCATAATTTGATCACGGGTAATCTTCCGGCAACTGGAAGTTTAGCCAAGCTGCAGTTTCTAAACCTGTCCGGGAATTCTTTTGTTGGTCCTATTCCAGAAACTATTGGAGATCTGAAATCTTTGAGCATTCTTGATTTGAGCTCGAATCGTCTGAACGAAACCATTCCTGATGCAATTGGAGGAGCTGTGTCCCTAATTGAGCTGAAGCTGGATGGGAATTTTCTAGGGGGTGAAATTCCCTCTTCAATTGGTCACTGTTCTTCCCTTACAAATCT GTTCATGTCACACAATAACTTAACTGGCCCGATACCAGCAGCATTAGCCAAACTCTCTTATCTACAAAATGTCGACTTATCTTTCAACAACCTCAATGGAACCCTTCCAAAGCAGTTGTCTAATCTTCCAAACCTTCATATGTTCAATATTTCTCATAACGACTTCAACAGTGAGCTGCCTACTGGTGGATTCTTTAACACCATCTCCCCTTCATCCGTTGCTGGCAATCCATCCCTTTGTGGCTCTGTTGTTAACAAGTCTTGCCCTTCCGTCCTTCCAAAACCTATTGTTCTTAATCCCAACTCCACTTCAGATTCCATTTCCAGCTCTCTGCCTCCAAGTAATAATCAcagaagaaatagaaatatcCTCAGCATTTCTGTGCTGATTGCCATTGGTGCCGCTGCTTTCATCATCATTGGTGTAATATCGATCACCATTCTCAACTTTCGAGTTCGATCACCCACGTCTTCTTCATCTGCAGCTGCACTTGCATTATCTATTGGGGACGATTTCAGTCATTCCTCCAGTCCTGACGCAAATTCTGGAAAGCTTGTGGTGTTATCAGGAGAGCTTGACTTTAGCACAGGTGCACATGCCCTGCTGAACAAGGATTGTGAACTTGGGCGTGGTGGATTTGGAGCAGTTTATCATACTGTTCTGCGGGATGGACACTCGGTTGCAATCAAGAAGCTTACGGTATCTAGCCTTGTTAAGTCGCAAGAGGATTTTGAGAGGGAAGTTAGGAAGTTTGGGATTGTCAGGCACCAAAATCTAGTGGCACTTGAAGGTTATTATTGGACTCCCTCGCTACAGCTCCTTATATACGAATTCGTCTCTGGAGGTAGCTTGTATAGGTTGCTCCACGAAGCATCAGACGACTATGTCCTGCCATGGAACGAGAGATTCGACATAATTCTTGGGACAGCGAAAGGTTTGGCTCACTTGCATCTATCAAACACAATCCACTATAACATAAAATCCAGCAACATTCTTATTGATTGTAATGGTCAACCGAAGGTTGGAGATTATGGTCTAGCTAGATTGCTGCCAATGCTAGACCGTTATGTTTTAAGTAGCAAGATCCAAAGCGCACTCGGTTACATGGCACCAGAGTTTGCTTGCAGGACAGTAAAGATAACCGAAAAATGCGATGTTTATGGCTTTGGAATATTGATTCTAGAGGTGGTTACAGGGAAGAGACCTGTCGAGTACATGGAAGACGACGTTGCAGTCCTCTGCGACATGGTCAGAGTAGCAGtggaagaaggaaaagccGAAGAATGCATCGACAGCAAGCTGAGGGGGAATTTCCCTGTCGAAGAGGCCGTTCCCGTGTTAAAATTAGGCTTGATATGCACCTCCCATGTGCCATCAAACCGGCCGGACATGAGAGAAATGGTCAAAATATTGGAGATGATCAAATGCCCATCTGAATTACAAGAGGAGTTGGGATAA